TCGACGAACCCTTCACCGCGCTGGACCCGGGCTTGCGCCGTGCGATGCAAGATTTGGTGATCGAAGCCGCCAGCCGCCACGGCTTTGGCGCGCTGTTCGTGACCCACGACGTGCAAGAAGCGGTGCGCATCGCCCACCGCGTTTTGGTGCTCGACGCCGGTGGCCGTGGCTTGGCCGGCGAGCGTGTCGTGCCCGGCGTTCCCGGCGCACGCGATGCGCGCACAGTGTTCGAGACCGCCCACGGCTGGCTGGCCCACGATGCGTTGTTTCAAGCCGTCGAGGGCAGCGACGAAAGGACGGCCGGATGGAGTTGAAACCGCGCCTGCAACGCATGGGCGCGGGCCTGACGTTCGAGGCCTTGCGCCTGTTCTTCCCGCTGGCGGCGTTGCATGCCGCGCTCTGGCCGCTGCTGTGGGTGCTGCTGCTGGGCTACACCTTACCCAGCGCTGCCGGCATGCCAGCGGCGCTGTGGCACGGCAAAGAGATGATCTACGGCGCCTTTGGCGCGGCGCTGATCGGCTTCGTGCTCTCGGCCATGCCAGAGTGGACCGGCACCGCCCGCCTGAGCGGGCGCGCGCTCTGGGCGCTGGCCAGCGCTTGGTTGCTGGCGCGCCTGATTGGGCTGTGGGGCGCCGAAGCGCTGCTGCCGCTGGCTGCGGCCCTAGACGCCTTGCTCTACGGTGGCTTGGCGGCCTATGCGAGTTGGCTGGCGTGGAGGCGACCGGTGGCGCGGCTGTGGGCCTTTGCCGGCTGGCTGTGGGCCTTTGCTGCGGTGGCGCTGGGGCTGCGTTTCGCGTTCTGGCACGACGACGTCGCGCTGGCCTCGGCGGCGCTGCACGCAGCGGTGCTGGTCTTTCTGGCACTGATGGCGCTGTCGCTGGCGCGCATCTTGCCAGCGGTGCTGAACCTAGTGCTGGACCCGACGCAGGCCAGCACGCCGTTTCGGCCGCACCCGGGCCGACGCAACCTCGCGGCCGGCTTGGTCGCGGTGGCGCTGGCGGCGCATTTGCTCGGCCTGTCGAACGCGGTGCAGGCCTTCTTGCTGCTGGGCGCTGGCGCGGCCTTCCTCGACCGGATTGGCGACACCTTCATCGGCTGGCGCTTTTTCAGGCCCGAGGTGCTGGTGCTGGCCGGCGCGGCCGCACTCGCTGGCATCGGCCTGATTCTGATGGGGCTGGGGCGCCTAGGCAGCGGCGCGGCGGCACTGGCCGGGCTGCACGTCACCGTCATGGGCGGCTTGGGCTTGGCGGTCATCGGTGTGCTGGCGGTGGCCGGGCGGCTGCACACCGGGCAGTCGGTGCAGCTGCCGCCCAGCGCCGTCGCCGCCGCCCTGCTGCTGGTGGCGGCGACGGCGCTGCGTGCGGCTCCGGCGCTGGGCATGGACGCGACCTGGGCCTACGCCGCCGCCTCGGTGCTGTGGGCAGCGAGCTTTCTGCTCTGGCTCACGGGCTACCTGCCCGCCATGGCCGATCCGGCCCGGCGCGCGCACGACAAATGCGGCTAGGGCGGGCGGCACCGGCGCCGCAGCCACGCGCCGCAGCCACTGCCCAGCGCAGTAAAATTCGCGCCACCCTCAACCCACTGCCCCTACCACCATGTCCCTTTTTGCCGCCGTCGAAATGGCCCCGCGCGACCCGATTCTGGGTCTGAACGAGCAGTTTGCCGCCGACCCCAATCCGCACAAGGTCAACCTCGGCGTGGGCGTCTATTACGACGACAACGGCAAACTGCCGCTGCTGCAGTGCGTGCAGCAGGCCGAGCGCGCCATGCTCGAACACCCGGCCGCGCGCGGCTACCTGCCCATCGACGGCATCGCCGCCTACGACAACGCGGTCAAGGCGCTGGTCTTTGGCGCCGACAGCGAGCCCGTGCGCAGCGGCCGCATCGCCACCGTGCAGGCCATCGGTGGCACCGGTGGGCTCAAAATTGGCGCCGACTTTCTGCGCAAGCTCAAGCCCGGGGCCCAAGTGCTGATCAGCGACCCGAGCTGGGAGAACCACCGCGCCCTCTTTACCAGCGCCGGCTTCGACGTCGGCAGCTACGCCTACTACGACGCCAAGCGCCTGGGCATCGACTTCGAGGGTATGCTCGCCAGCCTGCAAGCCGCCAGCCCCGGCAGCATCGTGCTGTTGCACGCCTGCTGCCACAACCCCACCGGCTACGACCTCAGCCCCGAGCAGTGGGACCGCGTGGTGGCGGTGCTGCAGGCGCGCGGCCACACGCCCTTCCTCGACATGGCCTACCAGGGTTTTGGCCACGGCATCGCCGAAGACGGCGCCGTGATCCAGAAGTTCATCCAATCCGGGCTCGACTGCTTCGTCGCCACCAGCTTTTCCAAGAGCTTCAGCCTCTATGGCGAGCGCGTGGGCGCGCTGTCGGTGCTGTGCCAAAGCAAGGACGAAGCGGCGCGCGTGCTGTCGCAGCTCAAACTCGTGATCCGCACCAACTACTCCAACCCGCCCACCCACGGCGGCGCGATCGTGGCCGTGGTGCTCAACGACCCGACCCTGCGCGCCCTGTGGGAGCGCGAACTGGCCGAGATGCGCCTGCGCATCCAGTCGATGCGCGCGCGCCTGGTGGCTGGCCTCAAAGCCGCCGGCGTGCAGCGCGACATGGGCTTCATCACGCAGCAGATCGGCATGTTCAGCTACTCGGGCCTGAGCAAAGAGCAGATGGTGCGTCTGCGCAGCGAGTTCGGCGTCTATGGCACCGACACCGGCCGCATGTGCGTGGCCGCGCTCAACAGCAAAAACATCGATTACGTCTGCCGCTCGATTGCCGCGGTGCTCTAATGGCTGGCGCATGCAAGCGCCCCTCGAACCTGCCCTCTGTGGTTGCTTGTGCCGCTTTCGTCGCTCGCCCACCCGTGTTGTCGCTGAAAGGTCAGGACAAAATCAGCGCGGCCTGATATATTGTTGCTGCACTGCACTATTTTTACGAGGTGAGCCGATGCTGTACCAGATTTATGAAAACCAGCGCTCGCTGATCGAGCCCTTTTCCGACTTTGCGCAAATGACCGCCAAGTTGTTTGCCAACCCGCTCTCGCCGCTGGGCCAGGTGCCGATGGCGCAACGCATCGCCGCCGCCTACGACCTCGTGCACCGCTTGGGCAAGGACTACGAAAAGCCTGAGTTCGGCATCCGCCACGTGGACATCGAGGGCCAGCACGTGGCGATCGACGAGCGCATCGAGATCGACAAGCCCTTTTGCGAGCTGCGCCGCTTCAAGCGCTTTTCTGACCACCCGGCCACGCTGACCCGGCTCAAAACCCAGCCCGTGGTGCTGATCGTGGCACCGCTGTCGGGCCACTACGCCACGCTGCTGCGCGACACCGTGCGCACCATGCTGCGCGAGCACAAGGTCTATATCACCGACTGGAAAAACGCGCGCATGGTGCCGCTGTCCGAAGGCGATTTTCACCTCGACGACTACGTCAACTATGTGCAGGAGTTCATTCGCCATCTGCAGCAAAAATACGGCAACTGCCACGTCATCAGCGTTTGCCAGCCGACCGTGCCGGTGCTCGCGGGGGTCTCGCTCATGGCCAGCCGGGGCGAACTCGCGCCGCTGTCCATGACCATGATGGGCGGCCCGATCGACGCGCGCAAATCACCCACTTCGGTCAACAACCTGGCAGCGCAGCGCAGCTTCGAGTGGTTCGAGAACAACGTCATCTACCGCGTGCCGGCGAGCTTTCCCGGCGCTGGGCGGCGCGTCTATCCGGGTTTTTTGCAGCACAGCGGCTTTATCGCCATGAACCCGGACCGCCACGCCAGCAGCCACTACGACTACTTCCGCGACCTGATCAAGGGCGACAACGAGAGCGCCGAAGCGCACCGCCAGTTCTACGACGAGTACAACGCCGTGCTCGACATGGACGCGCACTACTACCTCGAAACCATCAACACCGTGTTCCAAGAGTTCAAACTCGTCAACGGCACTTGGGATGTGCGCAACGAACAGGGCGCGCTCGAGCGCGTGCGCCCGCAAGACATCAAGCACACCGGCTTGCTGACCATTGAGGGCGAGCTCGACGACATCTCGGGCTGTGGCCAGACGCACGCTGCGCACGGGCTGTGCACCGGCATCGAAGACCCGAAGCAGCGCCACTTCGAAGTGCCGGGTGCCGGGCACTACGGAATTTTCAGCGGCCGGCGCTGGCGCGAGCAGGTCTATCCGGTGGTCAAGGCCTTTATTGTCGAGCACGAACCGAAGTCGGCCGCGGGCATCGAGGCGGCGCGCTTGGGCGCGGCAGAACTCGACGACGGCGATTCGGATGAGACTGCTGCTGCCGCAGCCCCAACCGCGCCGTCCAGCCCGACACGCGGGCGCACAGCACGCAAACCCGCTGCCGGTGACTGATAGCCTGGTCGAACACCTAGACGCGCTGCTGCCGCAGACGCAGTGCCGGCGCTGCGGCTACCCAGACTGCCGCAGCTACGCCCAGGCCTTGGCCGCCGGCACTGCCGAAATCAACCAGTGCCCACCGGGGGGCGAGGAAGGTGTGGCGCGCTTGGCTGCCCTGCTGGGCCGCCCCGCCCTGCCGCTAAACCCGGCCCACGGCCTCGAGGGCCCCATGACGGTGGCGGTGATCGACGAGCAGTGGTGCATCGGCTGCACCCTGTGCCTCAAAGCCTGCCCGACCGACGCCATCGTGGGCGCGCACAAGCGCATGCACACCGTAATCGACGCCTATTGCACCGGCTGCGATCTGTGCCTGCCGGTGTGCCCGGTGGACTGCATTCAGATGGTTCCGGTGGCGGCCGCAAATGGCGCTCAAGGCGATCAAGGTATCCACGGCACGGCCTCCACGGCCACCGGCTGGGCCGCTTGGAGCCCGGCGCAAGCCGAGCAAGCCCGCCAGCGCTACATTGCCCGCCAAGCGCGCCTGCAGCGCACCGAGGCAGCGCACCAAGCGCGCCTGCTGGCCAAAGCCGAGGCCAAACTGGCCGACCTGCCCGCGCACTCCAAACACACCGACCCGGTGGTGCTGGAGCGTAAACGCACACTCGTCGAGGCGGCGCTGGCGCGCGCTCGGGCGGCTCAGGCCGCCAAGATGCAAGAGCGGTTGCCTCGATCCGAGGCCAACGAAGGCAAGGCCCATCAAGCTTAGCAGTAACGAGCAGAGCTGCCACAAAAAGCGGCTACTCAGCAGCGGGAATCAAGCAGCCACTTGATCGGGTGCCGGCTGCGGCGCCTCGGGCGCGGCGCCCTGCGCGCGCAGCCCCAGGCGGGCAAACAAGGCGCGGTCGCGCGCGGCCTGCGGGTTGGCGGTGGTGAGCAGCCGATCGCCATAAAAAATCGAATTCGCCCCGGCGGCAAAGCACAGCGCCTGCAGCGCGTCTTCCATCTGCTCGCGCCCGGCCGACAGCCGCACCAACGCACGCGGCATGGTGATGCGCGCCGCGGCGATGGTGCGCACGAACTCGAACGGGTCGATCGGCGCGGCGTCGGCCAAGGGGGTGCCGGGCATGGGCACCAGGTTGTTGATCGGCACCGACTCGGGGTAGGGCTCGAGGTTGGCCAACTGCGCCAGCAAGCCGGCGCGTTGCGCCCGCGTTTCGCCCATGCCGACGATGCCGCCACTGCAGACCTTGATGCCGGCCGAGCGCACGTGCTCGAGCGTGTCGAGCCGGTCTTGGTAGGTGCGCGTGCTGATGATCTGGCCGTAAAAATCGGGCGCGCTGTCGAGGTTGTGGTTGTAGTAATCGAGCCCGGCGGCTTTGAGCTGCTGCGCCTGCTCGGCCTCGAGCATGCCCAGCGTCATGCAGGTTTCGAGCCCGAGCGCGCGCACGCCCTGCACCATTTCGGTCACGCGCTGCAGATCGCGCATCTTGGGGCTGCGCCAAGCCGCGCCCATGCAAAAGCGGCTCGCGCCTTGGGCCTTGGCGGCGCTGGCGGCTTGCAACACCTCGTCGAGCGGCAGCAGCTTGCTGGCCTCGACGCCGGTGTCGAAATGCGCCGACTGCGGGCAGTAGCCGCAGTCTTCGGCACAGCCGCCGGTCTTGATCGAGAGCAGGGTCGAGAGCTGCACCGCGTTGGGGTCGAAATGCTGCCGGTGCACCTGCTGCGCCTGGTGCAACAAGTCCATGAAAGGCAACGCAAACAGGGCTTCGATGGCGGCCACCGACCAGCGCGGCGCCGCAGTGGCTTGGGCAGCTGTGTCGGCAGCCTTGGTGGCCGCGTGGCGGGCGTCTGCACCCGGCGCAGAGCCGCCGGCACGGCGCAGGGCAGAGACATCGATCGGGGTGGCGCAAGTGCTCATAGGGTGGGTTCGTAGGGCTAAAAAGTTGGTCTTAGGCTGGCGGTAGGCCAAAGAGGCGGCGCAGTGCGGCGTCATCTAGGTGCGCGGCCGCCGCTTGGGCCATTTGGGCTGCACCAGCTGGAGCCAAGCGCGGCAGCACGCCCAAGCACGGGCTCTTGTGGCGGCGGGCAAACTCGTGCCGCAGCGTGGCGATGTTCTCGGTCAAAAAAGGCATGTCGGGGTCGAGCGTGTTGGCCACCCAGCCGCCTAGGCGCAGGCCGCGCGCACGGATGGCTTCGGCGGTGAGCAGCGCGTGGTTGATGCAGCCCAAGCGCAGCCCCACCACCAGCACCAGCGGCAGGCCGAGGGCGCGCATCAGGTCGGAGCTGTCCCAGTCCGGGCCCAGCGGCACGCACAGGCCGCCGGCGCCTTCGGCCACCACACAGTCCACCTGCTGCGCCAGCGCGTGGGCGCCGTCGCGCAAGGCGGCGAAGTCGATCTGCCGGCCCTCGAGCGCGGCCGCAATGTGCGGTGCACAAGCGGTGCGCAGCTGCAGCGGCCCCACCTGCTCGGGGCGCACCCCGGGCCAGCCTGCGGCCCACAGGGTTTGCACGTCTTCGTTGAGCCAGCGGCCGTCCACCTGCTCCATGCCCGAGGCCACCGCTTTGTAGCCGGCCGCGCGCAGGCCTTGCGCACCCAGCCAATGCAGCAAGCCGGCGCTGACGCGGGTTTTGCCGACTTCGGTGTCGGTGCCGGTGACGAAGCAGCCTTTCAGGAGCTGGCGGGGCGGCTGACCGGGGGTGTGACCGGCAGAGGGTGGAAGGGTCATGAAGGCAGTTCCTGCAAAGACGCGGCCAGCGCCGCCAACAAACGGTCCAGTTCGGCCTGGGTGTGGCTGGCGCTGAAGGTCAGCCGCAGGCGCGCGCTGCCCTCGGGCACCGAGGGCGGGCGAATGGCCGGCACGCGCAGGCCACGCGCCTGCAAGGCGGCGTCTAGGCTCAGCGCACGAGCATTATCGCCGACGATCAGCGGCTGGATCGGGGTGCGCGACTCGAGCAGGTGCAGCCGCGTCGGCGCCCCGCCCTGCCCGCGCTCCATAGGCTCCAGCAGGGCTTGCACGCCAGCGCGCCAGCGCCCGATCAGGGCCTCGAGGTGTGCGCGGCGCACGGCGCCATCGGAGCCCTCGATCAAATCCAGGCTGCTCTGCAGGGCGTGCGCCAGCGCAGGCGGCAGCGCCGTGGTGTAGATGTAGGTGCGGCCGCGCTGCAGCAGCCACTCGACGATGCTGGGGTGCGCGGCCACGAACGCCCCGTAGGCGCCCGCCGCCTTGCCCAGCGTGCCCATATAGATCAGGCGCTCGCTGCGCAGTCCAAAGTGCTCTAGGCTGCCGTGTCCGCGCGCGCCCAGCACGCCAAAGCCGTGCGCGTCATCGACGATCAGCCAGGCATCGTGCTGCTCGGCCAGTTGCAGCAGTGCCGGCAGGTCGGCCAAGTCGCCGTCCATGCTGAACACGGCGTCGGTGACGATGAGTTTGAGCGGCGTGCTGCAGCTTTGCAACTGCTGCGCCAGCGCGGCGAGATCGGCATGGGGATAGCGCTGCACCGCGGCTTTGGACAGGCGCGCGCCGTCAATCAGCGAGGCGTGGTTGAGCTGGTCGCAAAACAGCGTGCTCGAGGCGTCGCCCAGGGCCGTGAGCAGCGCGAGGTTGGCCGCATAACCGCTGCCAAAGAGCAGCGCGCGCGCGCCCGGTATGTGCGCCGCCTGCCAAGCCGCCAGCCGCTCTTCGAGCGCCGCATGGGCTTGGGTGTGGCCGCTCACCAGATGCGAAGCGCCGCTGCCCACACCCCAGCGCCGGGCGCCGTCGGCCAGCGCTTGCGCCAGCGCCGGATGGTTGGCCAACCCAAGGTAGTCGTTGCTGCAAAAGGCCAGCAGCGGGGCCGCGCTACCTTGCAACTGCAGCTGCGGCTGGCACGGTGTGGTTTGGATGCGCAAGCGCCGCCGCAGCGCCGCGGCGTCGAGCTCAAGCAACTGACGGTTCAGGTGTGCGATCAGCATCGGGGGGCAGTGTGGCGCCGAGGCCAGCAGCCAGCGCGGGGTTCAGGGTCTCGTTCAGGGTATCGATCAGGCGTGCGCCCAGCCAGCGCGCCAGTGCTTCATCGAGCACGTAGGGCGGCATCAAGTAGACGGTGCGCCCGATCGGGCGCAGCAGCAACTCGTGCTGGCGCCCGACCAGGTGCAGGCGCTCGGCAAAGCGCACCGGCGCGTGTTCGGCGCGCACATCGAAAGCCCAGATCATGCCGCAGCGGCGCAGATGCTCGAGGCGCGGGTCGTGCGCCAGGGTGCTCAGCGCCGCATCGAGCACCGCCGCCACGCGCGCGTTGTCGCCCAGCACATCGCGCTGCTCAAAGCGATCGAGCACCGCCAGCGCGGCGCGGCAGGCCAGCGCGTTGCCGCTGTAGGAGTGCGAGTGCAGGAAGCCGCGTGCCACCTCGTCGCTCAAAAAGGCGCGGTAGATGGCGTCGCGGCACAATACCACCGACAGTGGCAGGAAGCCGCCGGTGATGCCCTTCGAGAGGCACAGCAGATCGGGCCAGATACCGGCTTGCTCGCAGGCAAAAAAGCTGCCGGTGCGGCCAAAGCCGACGGCGATTTCGTCGGCGATCAGATGCACCTGGTAGCGCTCGCACAGCGCGCGCGCACGGCGCAGGTAGTGCGGGTGGTGCATGGCCATGCCGGCCGCGCCCTGCACCAGCGGCTCCACGATCAGCGCCGCGATGTGGGCGTGGCGCTGCGCCAGCAGGGCTTCGAGCGCGGCCGCGGCGCGCTCGGCCACGGCGGCGGCGTCTGCACCCGGCAAGGCCAAGCGCGCATCGGGCGAGGGCACGAGGTGCGCGCCGCCATAGAGCAGCGGCGCGTAGGCGTGGCGAAACACCGGCACGTCGGTCACGGCCAGCGCGCCCAAGGTCTCGCCGTGGTAGCCGCCTTGCAGGCAGACGAATTCGCGCTTGTCCGGCTGGCCGCGGTTGCTCCAGTGGTGCATGCTCATCTTGAGCGCGATTTCCACCGCCGAAGCGCCGTCGCTGGCAAAGAACAGGTGCCCGAGCTCGCCGCCGGTGCGTGCGCTCAGGCGCTCGGCCAGCTCCACCGCCGGCGCGTGGGTGCAGCCGGCCAGCATCACGTGCGGCATCTGGTCGAGCTGGGCCTTGATGGCGGCGCCGATGCCGGGGTCGGCGTGGCCAAACAGGTTCACCCACCAGCTGCTGCTGGTGTCGAAGTAGCGCCGGCCCTCGTGGTCGTGCAGCCAGGGGCCGCTGGCGCGCGCCACGGCCAGCGGCGGCACGGCGGCGGCGCGCTGCATCTGGGTGCAGGGGTGCCAGACGCTGGCCAGACTGCGCTGCTGCCAGCTGGCGTTGGGCGAGTCGGCCGCAGGCTCCAAGGTGCGCGCAGCAGCACCATCGGCTCCGGCATCGCAGGGGGTTTGCATCAAGATGAATCGCTAGTTGCTGGTGTGCCGGATGATAACGCTGCGCAACCGCAACCCCTCAGCCCAGCAAATCGCGGATCTGCTGCAGCACCGCCGGGTCGTCCATGGTGCTCAGGTCGCCGGGGTCGCGGCCCTCGCACACCGCCTGCATGGCGCGGCGCAGCAGCTTGCCCGAGCGCGTCTTGGGCAGCGTGCCCACAAAACAAACCCGCGCCGGGCGCGCCACGGCCCCCAGCTGCGCATCCACGATCTGCATGAGGGCTTGCTCTTGCTCCCGTGCCTGCTCGGCCGAAGCCGCCAGCGCCGGGTTTTTGAGCACGGCAAAAGCCATCGCCACCTGGCCCTTGAGCGCGTCAGCGCGGCCCACCACCGCCACCTCGGCCACGTTGGGGTGGCTGGCGATGGCCTCCTCGATCTCGCGCGTGCCCAGCCGGTGGCCGGCGACGTTGATCACGTCGTCGGTGCGGCCTAGGATGAAGGTGTAGCCCTCGGCGTCGCGCAGGCCCCAATCGAAGGTGTTGTAGAGGCTGCGGCCCTGGATGCTGGACCAGTAAGTTTTGAGGTAGCGCTCGTCGTCGCCCCAAACGGTTTGCAGGCAGCCCGGCGGCAGCGGCCCGGCGATGGCCAGCACGCCCTTGTGGTTGGGCTCGGTGATGTCGGCCCCGGTGAGCTCGTCGATCAGGCGCACGTCAAAGCCATAGACAGCGCGCCCCGGTGAGCCGATCTTGCCCACCGCCGTGGGTTCGACGCCGCTGCACAGCGCCAGAATCGGCCAACCGGTCTCGGTCTGCCAGTAGTTGTCGATGATCGGTTTGTTGATGGCGGCGCCGATCCAGCTGGCGGTGGGTTCGTCCAGCGGCTCGCCGGCCAAAAACAGGGCCTTGAGGCTGGAGAGGTCGTAGCGGCTCAGGTAGGCGGGATCTTGCTTTTTGAGCACGCGCGCCGCCGTGGGGGCCGAGAACATCACGCTCACGCGGTACTTTTCCACCAACTGCCACCAGATGCCGGCGTCGGGGCGGATCGGCAGCCCCTCGTACATCAGCGTCGCCATGCCGTAGAGCAGCGGGCCGTAAATGATGTAGCTGTGCCCCACCACCCAGCCGATGTCCGAGGTGGCAAAGAAGGTTTGGCCCGGCTCGCCGAGGTAGATGTGGCGCATCGAGGCCGCCAGCGCCACCGCGTAGCCGCCGGTGTCGCGCTGCACGCCTTTGGGCTTGCCGGTGGTGCCGCTGGTGTAGAGGATGTAGCTCGGCTCGCTGCTCTCGAGCCACTCGCACGGCACTTGGGCGTGCAAACAGCGCTCGCGCGCGGCGGCGTAATCCACATCGCGCCCCGGCACCGGGTGCAGCTCGGCCAGGCCGCGGTTGACCATCAGCACCTGCTTGGGCGGGTGCTGGCTCAGGCGCAGCGCTTCGTCGAGCAAGGGCTGGTAGGGCAGCACCTTGCCGGCGCGCATGCCGGCGTCGGCCGTGACGATCAGGGCCGGGCGCGCGTCGTCGATGCGGCTGGCCAGCGCGTGGCTGGCAAAACCGCCAAAAACCACCGAATGGATGACCCCGATGCGCACGCAAGCCAGCATGGCAAAGGCGGCCTCGGCGATCATGGGCATGTAGATCAGCACCCGGTCGCCCTTGCGCACGCCCAAATCGAGCAAGATGGCGGCCATGCGCTGCACCTCGGCGTGCAGCTCGCGGTAGCTGTACACCCGCTCGGCCCCGGTTTCCGACGACACGCAGATGAGCGCGTTTTGCTCGGCGCGCTCGGCCAAGTGCCGATCGACCGCGTTGTGGCACAGGTTGGTGCGTCCGCCCACGAACCAGCGCGCAAAAGCCGGGTTGCGGGCGTCGCAGACTTGCTCGAAGGGCTGCTGCCAGTCGATCAGTTGCGCCTGCTCGGCCCAAAAGGCCTCGCGCTCGTCGATCGAGCGGCGGTAAAAATCGGCGTATGGCGTGCTGGGGGAAGTGGGGTCGGTGGCGTGGCTGGCGGGCATGGGGTCTCCTGAGGCGGTCAACGCGGCGGCTGCTTTGAGCGGCTGGGCACGAAAAACTTCACAATTTTGACCGCATGGCTTGCGTGTGCCTGACGCCCAGCTCAAAAATAGCGCCGCACATCAAGCAGCCAAGGCGCCAGAGCCAAAGCGCTGGCGCGGCCACGGCCTCAGGGTGCTACAAGCACAAACTGGAACTGCCCCGGGGCCTGAATCGGATCGACATCGACGCCGATCGTGCTCTTGGGGGCAAAGCGCCCCTCGAGTATCTGGCGCGACAGCGGGTTTTCGATCCGTTGCTGGATCGCGCGCTTGAGCGGACGCGCCCCAAACACCGGGTCGAAGCCCACCTTGGCCAGCTCGGCCAGCGCGGCCTCGCTCACTTGCAAACCCAGTTCGAGCCGCGCCAAGCGCTCGGTGAGCACCTGCAGCTGGATGCGGGCGATGCGCACGATGTGCCCGGCGTCGAGGCCGTGGAACAGCACGGTTTCGTCGATGCGGTTGAGGAACTCGGGGCGGAAGTGGTTTTTCAGTTCGCCCCACACCGCCTCTTTGATGTCGTCGGGGTCTTGCCCGACCATGGCTTGGATGAGGGGCGAGCCGATGTTGCTAGTCATGACGATGACGGCATTTTTGAAGTCCACCGTGCGCCCTTGGCCGTCGGTCAGGCGGCCGTCGTCGAGCACTTGCAGCAGCACGTTGAACACATCTGGGTGTGCTTTTTCTACCTCGTCGAGCAAGATCACGCTGTAGGGCTTGCGCCGCACCGCTTCGGTCAGATATCCGCCCTCTTCGTAACCGACGTAGCCCGGCGGGGCCCCGATCAGGCGCGCCACCGAGTGCTTTTCCATGAACTCGCTCATGTCGATGCGGATCAGGTGCTCCTCGGTGTCGAACAAAAACGCCGCCAGCGCCTTGCACAGCTCGGTCTTGCCCACGCCGGTGGGGCCCAGAAACAGAAAACTGCCCAGCGGCCGGTTCGGGTCGGACAGGCCCGCGCGGCTGCGCCGGATGGCGTTGGCCACGGCCACGATGGCCTCGTCTTGCCCGACCACGCGCTGGTGCAGCTTGTCTTCCATTTGCAGCAGCTTGTCGCGCTCGCCCTGCATCAGCTTGGCCACCGGGATGCCGGTGGCGCGCGCCACCACTTCGGCGATCTCTTCGGCCCCCACTTGGGTGCGCAGCAGCCGTGGCCCGCTGGCGCTGCCGTCGCCGGCGGCCTCCTTGGCTTGGGCCTCGCGCAGGCGTTTTTCAAGCTCGGGCAGGCGCCCGTACTGCAGCTCGGCGACCTTGTTGAAGTCGCCCTTGCGCGTCCAGTCCTCGATCTGGATTTTGATCTGCTCGATGTCTTTGCGCACTTGGTCGGAGCCTTGGGCGCTGGCTTTTTCGCTTTTCCAGAGTTCCTCGAGGTCGGCGGCTTCGCGCTCGAGCTTGGCGATTTCTTCTTCGATCAAGGTCATGCGCTTCTGGCTGGCTTCGTCTTTTTCTTTGCGCACCGCCTCGCGCTCGATTTTGAGCTGGATGATGCGCCGATCGAGTTTGTCCATGACCTCGGGCTTGGAGTCGATCTCGATCTTGATCTTGGCCGCGGCTTCGTCGATCAGGTCGATGGCCTTGTCGGGCAAGAAGCGGTCGGTGATGTAGCGCTGGCTCAGTTCGGCAGCAGCAACGATGGCCGGATCCGTGATCTCGACGCCGTGGTGCACCTCGTACTTTTCTTGCAGGCCGCGCAGAATGGCGATGGTGGCCTCGACCGTGGGCTCATCGACCAGCACGCGCTGGAAGCGG
This sequence is a window from Serpentinimonas maccroryi. Protein-coding genes within it:
- the bioF gene encoding 8-amino-7-oxononanoate synthase; its protein translation is MLIAHLNRQLLELDAAALRRRLRIQTTPCQPQLQLQGSAAPLLAFCSNDYLGLANHPALAQALADGARRWGVGSGASHLVSGHTQAHAALEERLAAWQAAHIPGARALLFGSGYAANLALLTALGDASSTLFCDQLNHASLIDGARLSKAAVQRYPHADLAALAQQLQSCSTPLKLIVTDAVFSMDGDLADLPALLQLAEQHDAWLIVDDAHGFGVLGARGHGSLEHFGLRSERLIYMGTLGKAAGAYGAFVAAHPSIVEWLLQRGRTYIYTTALPPALAHALQSSLDLIEGSDGAVRRAHLEALIGRWRAGVQALLEPMERGQGGAPTRLHLLESRTPIQPLIVGDNARALSLDAALQARGLRVPAIRPPSVPEGSARLRLTFSASHTQAELDRLLAALAASLQELPS
- the bioA gene encoding adenosylmethionine--8-amino-7-oxononanoate transaminase encodes the protein MQTPCDAGADGAAARTLEPAADSPNASWQQRSLASVWHPCTQMQRAAAVPPLAVARASGPWLHDHEGRRYFDTSSSWWVNLFGHADPGIGAAIKAQLDQMPHVMLAGCTHAPAVELAERLSARTGGELGHLFFASDGASAVEIALKMSMHHWSNRGQPDKREFVCLQGGYHGETLGALAVTDVPVFRHAYAPLLYGGAHLVPSPDARLALPGADAAAVAERAAAALEALLAQRHAHIAALIVEPLVQGAAGMAMHHPHYLRRARALCERYQVHLIADEIAVGFGRTGSFFACEQAGIWPDLLCLSKGITGGFLPLSVVLCRDAIYRAFLSDEVARGFLHSHSYSGNALACRAALAVLDRFEQRDVLGDNARVAAVLDAALSTLAHDPRLEHLRRCGMIWAFDVRAEHAPVRFAERLHLVGRQHELLLRPIGRTVYLMPPYVLDEALARWLGARLIDTLNETLNPALAAGLGATLPPDADRTPEPSVA
- a CDS encoding propionate--CoA ligase — its product is MPASHATDPTSPSTPYADFYRRSIDEREAFWAEQAQLIDWQQPFEQVCDARNPAFARWFVGGRTNLCHNAVDRHLAERAEQNALICVSSETGAERVYSYRELHAEVQRMAAILLDLGVRKGDRVLIYMPMIAEAAFAMLACVRIGVIHSVVFGGFASHALASRIDDARPALIVTADAGMRAGKVLPYQPLLDEALRLSQHPPKQVLMVNRGLAELHPVPGRDVDYAAARERCLHAQVPCEWLESSEPSYILYTSGTTGKPKGVQRDTGGYAVALAASMRHIYLGEPGQTFFATSDIGWVVGHSYIIYGPLLYGMATLMYEGLPIRPDAGIWWQLVEKYRVSVMFSAPTAARVLKKQDPAYLSRYDLSSLKALFLAGEPLDEPTASWIGAAINKPIIDNYWQTETGWPILALCSGVEPTAVGKIGSPGRAVYGFDVRLIDELTGADITEPNHKGVLAIAGPLPPGCLQTVWGDDERYLKTYWSSIQGRSLYNTFDWGLRDAEGYTFILGRTDDVINVAGHRLGTREIEEAIASHPNVAEVAVVGRADALKGQVAMAFAVLKNPALAASAEQAREQEQALMQIVDAQLGAVARPARVCFVGTLPKTRSGKLLRRAMQAVCEGRDPGDLSTMDDPAVLQQIRDLLG